In the Phaseolus vulgaris cultivar G19833 chromosome 7, P. vulgaris v2.0, whole genome shotgun sequence genome, one interval contains:
- the LOC137827643 gene encoding pectin acetylesterase 9 — protein MNILVPLAFLCLAALAPWRVRSQEQRLLVNMTLVHKARASGALCLDGSLPAYHLHRGFGAGKDNWLLQFEGGGWCNDLRSCFERAKTRRGSTRYMTKLEVFSGILSNNATLNPDFYNWNRVKLRYCDGASFTGDAVFTNKTTTLHFKGQKIWEAIIDDLLPQGLGKARKALLSGCSAGGLATFHHCDRFAKHLPTNASVKCLSDAGFFLDERDISLNHTMRFFVKSLVQLQGVEQNLNRNCTRELYFPDLCFFPQYALKYISTPYFILNSAYDVYQFHHILVPTSADLHGHWNRCKLNPTACTADQIDTLQGFRLDMLGALNPFYINSRRGGLFINSCFAHCQSELQETWFGDDSPRINDKTIAEAVGDWYFSRNISKEIDCAYPCDGTCHNLIP, from the exons ATGAATATCCTCGTGCCGCTCGCATTCCTCTGTCTGGCAGCGCTGGCGCCGTGGCGCGTTCGTTCGCAAGAGCAGAGGCTTCTCGTGAACATGACGCTCGTTCACAAGGCTAGAGCTAGCGGCGCTC TGTGTTTGGACGGAAGTTTACCGGCGTATCACTTGCACAGAGGATTCGGTGCTGGTAAAGACAACTGGCTTCTTCAATTTGAG GGAGGTGGATGGTGCAATGACTTGAGATCATGCTTCGAGAGAGCCAAAACTCGGAGGGGTTCAACTCGTTATATGACCAAATTGGAAGTGTTCTCTGGTATTTTAAGCAACAATGCCACCCTTAATCCTG ATTTTTACAATTGGAACCGTGTAAAGCTGAGATACTGTGATGGAGCCTCGTTTACTGGAGACGCTGTGTTCACTAACAAG ACAACAACACTTCATTTCAAAGGGCAAAAGATTTGGGAAGCCATTATTGACGACCTTCTACCACAAGGTTTGGGAAAGGCACGGAAG GCTTTGCTTTCAGGTTGCTCAGCAGGAGGTTTAGCAACCTTTCACCATTGTGACCGCTTCGCCAAGCATTTGCCAACGAATGCTAGTGTTAAATGCTTGAGTGATGCCGGTTTTTTTCTTGACGA AAGAGACATCAGTTTGAACCACACTATGAGGTTTTTCGTCAAAAGTCTAGTTCAATTACAG GGGGTAGAGCAAAACCTGAATAGAAATTGTACCAGAGAACTGTACTTTCCAGACTTG TGCTTCTTTCCTCAATATGCGTTGAAATACATATCAACgccatattttattttgaactcTGCCTATGATGTCTACCAA TTCCACCATATATTGGTGCCAACCTCTGCCGATTTGCACGGACACTGGAACCGGTGCAAGCTGAATCCGACTGCGTGTACAGCAGACCAAATTGATACATtgcaag GTTTTAGGCTGGACATGCTTGGAGCTCTGAACCCTTTCTATATAAATTCAAGAAGAGGGGGGCTGTTCATAAATTCATGTTTTGCTCATTGCCAAAGTGAACTACAGGAAACATGGTTTGGAGATGATTCTCCAAGAATAAACGACAAG ACTATTGCAGAAGCTGTTGGTGATTGGTATTTTAGTAGAAACATAAGCAAGGAAATAGACTGTGCATATCCATGTGATGGAACTTGTCATAATCTTATACCCTAA
- the LOC137828115 gene encoding signal peptide peptidase-like 1, whose translation MMESLWKLLYLLEPAPVTLITTAVAVTFGSAFRALNYGKEMERNRDLSEASITLDRSQALMIPVMSSFSLLLMFYLFSSVSQLLTAFTAIASVSSLFFCFSPYVAYLKTQFGLADPFVSRCCSKSFTRLQAILLVVCTFTVASWLVSGHWILNNLLGISICIAFVSHVRLPNIKICAMLLLCLFVYDIFWVFFSERFFGANVMVSVATQQASNPVHTVASSLSLPGSQLITKKLELPVKIVFPRNLLGGVVPGENATDFMMLGLGDMAIPGMLLALVLCFDYRKSRDTVNLFELHSSKGHKYIWYALPGYAIGLVSALAAGVLTHSPQPALLYLVPSTLGPVIVISWMKRELMELWEGNMPNFNDKDREIEV comes from the exons ATGATGGAATCCCTTTGGAAACTTTTGTATTTGCTTGAGCCTGCACCGGTCACACTTATCACTACAGCAGTGGCTGTGACATTTGGATCTGCATTTCGAGCTCTAAATTATGGCAAGGAAATGGAGCGTAATCGTGACTTATCCGAAGCATCCATTACATTGGATAGGTCACAAGCATTGATGATCCCTGTGATGAGCTCTTTTAGCTTGCTTTTGATGTTCTACTTGTTCTCATCTGTCTCGCAGCTTCTCACTGCATTCACTGCCATTGCCTCTgtttcttcccttttcttctgcTTCTCTCCGTATGTTGCCTATTTAAAGACACAGTTTGGTTTAGCTGATCCATTTGTTTCACGATGTTGCTCAAAATCTTTTACACGACTCCAAGCAATACTGTTGGTGGTTTGCACTTTCACAGTTGCGTCTTGGCTTGTTTCTGGTCATTGGATACTGAATAATTTACTGGGCATATCTATATGCATTGCATTTGTGAGCCATGTGCGTCTCCCAAACATCAAGATTTGTGCAATGCTCCTTCTTTGCCTATTCGTATATGACATTTTTTGGGTTTTCTTCTCTGAAAGATTTTTTGGTGCAAATGTCATGGTATCAGTAGCAACGCAGCAAGCATCAAATCCCGTGCACACAGTTGCTAGTAGTTTAAGCCTTCCTGGGTCGCAACTAATAACTAAGAAATTAGAGTTGCCTGTAAAGATTGTTTTTCCAAGAAATTTGCTGGGCGGTGTTGTTCCTGGAGAGAATGCGACAGACTTCATGATGCTTGGTTTAGGAGACATG GCTATcccaggaatgctcctggcttTAGTCCTCTGCTTTGATTATCGCAAGAGCAGGGACACAGTAAATCTCTTTGAGTTACATTCCTCAAAGGGGCACAAATACATATGGTATGCACTACCTGGGTATGCCATCGGTTTGGTATCTGCTTTGGCTGCTGGGGTCTTGACTCACTCACCTCAACCTGCACTTCTTTATCTG GTGCCATCTACTTTGGGACCTGTAATTGTGATATCTTGGATGAAAAGAGAACTAATGGAGCTGTGGGAAGGAAACATGCCGAATTTCAATGATAAGGATCGCGAAATAGAAGTTTAG